Proteins from one Setaria italica strain Yugu1 chromosome V, Setaria_italica_v2.0, whole genome shotgun sequence genomic window:
- the LOC101766805 gene encoding uncharacterized protein LOC101766805 translates to MFRFRDLAALILVAASAASLDSVGARVVHPIVNPPTAAAPAPASDGRRLFATAGRDELIALCQQMHYKTLCTTMAMLPGVSTPEQLLDTSLRITAVKAAMAAMKLDQAIKSGGGAEGEGMASSLQSCRESYASLVDSLNSTRDTLRSGGSSADLMSELSAAGTFSTDCEDIFDERPELKSPIPGAQRHISRLVSNCLDLASTIKEQP, encoded by the exons ATGTTCCGATTCCGAGACCTCGCAGCCCTGATTctcgtcgccgcctcggcgGCGTCTTTGGATTCAGTTGGCGCCCGCGTGGTCCACCCCATCGTCAACCCGCCCACCGCGGCCGCCCCAGCCCCCGCctccgacggccgccgcctgttcgccaccgccggccgcgatGAACTCATAGCGCTATGCCAACAG ATGCACTACAAGACGCTGTGCACCACGATGGCGATGCTGCCCGGCGTGTCGACGCCAGAGCAACTGCTGGACACGTCCCTGCGGATCACGGCAGTgaaggcggcgatggcggcgatgaAGCTGGACCAGGCGATAAagtctggcggcggcgcggagggcgaGGGGATGGCGTCGTCACTGCAGTCGTGCCGGGAGAGCTACGCGTCGCTGGTGGACTCGCTGAACAGCACGCGGGACACgctgaggagcggcggcagcagcgcggACCTCATGTCGGAGCTCTCCGCGGCGGGCACCTTCTCCACCGACTGCGAGGACATCTTCGACGAGCGGCCGGAGCTGAAGTCGCCCATACCCGGGGCGCAGCGCCACATCAGCCGCCTCGTCAGCAACTGCCTCGACCTGGCATCCACCATCAAGGAGCAGCCCTAG